A segment of the Gammaproteobacteria bacterium genome:
GCGATCGGTCTCCGGAATATACCTGCGGCTTCGATTGCATCCCAGGTAGAACATGCTGGTGGGTGTCGATGGCGGATGATGGGTTATCGCGTCCAAGCCGATTCGATATCACACGGTATCGTGGTGCGTCATGAGCATCGCTCTGATCATTGTCGCCTACGCCGTTGGATTGCTCGCTGCCCGTCTCCACCTTCCGCCTCTCGTCGGCTACCTCGTCGCCGGCTTTGTGCTTTTCGCGTTCGGATTCGAAGCCACCGCAGGGATCGAGACACTCAGCCAGATCGGTGTGTATCTACTCCTGTTCGGCATCGGTCTCAAGCTGAAGGTCGGTTTCCTCGCTCGTCCGGCAGTGTGGGGGACGGCCACGATTCACATGATTGTCTTCTCAGCGCTCTCGGCGGGCGTCGTGCTGGCCATCGGTGTATTCGGCCTGCCCCTTGCCACCGGTCTCGATCTTGGTCAGGCTTTGATGCTGGGACTGGCGTTCTCCTTCTCGAGCACGGTCCTTGCCGTCAAGCTCCTCGAAACGATGAACGAGGCAGGGTCCCTTTCGGGCCGTGCTGCGGTGGGCGTTCTGATCGTCCAGGATGTCTTCGCAGTCGCGTTTCTCGTGGTCACCGCCGGTGCCTCTCCGACGTGGTGGGCTGTGCCGATGATCCTGGTCATCGTGGCGCTGCGTCCAAGCTTCAGCTGGCTGGTTGCTCGCAGTGGCCACGGGGAGCTTCTCGTCCTCCTCGGATTCGCGCTCGCCGTTGGCATTGGAGCGGGCGGTTTCGAACTTGTGGGGCTCAAGCCCGAACTCGGAGCGCTGCTCGCCGGGATTGCAGTTTCCTCACACCCACAGGCGGGGGAGATGGCGGACCGCCTCCTCGATTTCAAGGATCTGTTCCTCGTCGGATTCTTCCTCTCGATCGGGCTTGCCGGGACACCGCCGATCGGAGCGTACGTTGTTGCAGGCTTGATGCTGCTCCTCATCCCCCTCAAGGGTGCGCTCTTCTTCGTGCTGTTCACCCGGTTCCGGCTGAGAACGCGCACGGCCTTCCACTCCTCATTGACCTTGTCGACCTACAGCGAGTTCGGCTTGATCGTGGCCAGTGCGAGCCTTGCCGCTGGGCATCTCGAGCAGGAGTGGTTGTCCGCGATAGCGGTCGCTGTTGCAGCGTCATTCGTCATGGTATCCGTTGGCAATACAGCTCGTGACCGGATGTACGGAGTTCTCTCGGATCGTCTCGCGGCTCTTGAACGACAGCCACCCCTGCCCGAGGATGCAGTGCTCGATTGCGGATACGCACGCGTTCTCGTGCTTGGCATGGGACGGGTCGGGGTGGGAGCGTACGATGAGATCTCTCTTCGGCGGGGCCCTGTGGTCGTCGGGATGGATCGGAGCGAGCGAACCGTGGCATTTCACACAAGTCGCGGGCGCAATGTCATACGAGGTGATGCGCTCGACCGGGACCTCTGGGAGCGACTTCGGTTTCGGGAAGAAGTCGAGTTGATCCTGATAGCGACCGACAATCATACGTCGAATCTCGAGTGCGTTGAGCGTGCGAAGGAGTATCTGCCAGATGCGCAGATAGGGGTGATAGCGACGTACCCGGATCAGGTCATCGAGTTGAACGACGTCGGCGTCGGCGTAGCGCGAAATCTGTACGAGGAAGCCGGGCAGGGTCTTGCAGATGACGCTATTGCGACGGTCTGGGGGTCGAGTTCAGGCGAGGAGAGCGGCGATCAGTCGGGTGCGTGAGATGAACACGATCGAACACCGCGCTACTCGGTGTTCGGGAGCCGCAAGGATCCGCCGCGGAATCGAATGCCCCGGTGTCATGACCCACACAGGCACAGGGCGTTCCCGGAGGAGGCGCAAGGTGGTGCTCCTGTATCCCTCAGCCGCGTCGGGGATCACGACGAGGTCGTGATCGGCGCTGAGGACACACCGAATGATCTCGACGACGCTCGCTCCAATACCGATGACGATTGGCTCCACCAGCCACGAGAGCCTCGACCGAAGCGGCCTTCGTCTCATCGAGCCAGACAGCCTCGAGGGGGTGACCCCGGCACCGGAACCAGCAACCGGTTACTGGGCAGCCGGCATCGCGGACGCGGTATCACCCGTACACCACGTCCCGAGACGGGACCTTCGGAGATGGCTGTCGTCGAGTGAGGTCTGAGCCGGGCCTCTCAGTCCTCAACCGTCGACGCGTATGAGCCGATGTTGAAGGCATGAAGCGGAAGTGCCTTGTCTTGCTGCTGGCCGTGATGATGGCCGCTTGCTCGACCACTACATCTCCTCCGACCACCTTCGGAGTCGACGGTGCGCCACAACTGGTCAAGAACACCTTCCTGACCGTGACTCGCCAAGCCGCCACCTTGGCCGGCTACGACGCGACGAACGACCAGTGGATGGAGTTCGCTCGCGAGGTGTGTAGCTCCGGTTTCGACAGTCCGGAAGACCTGGCGGACTTTGTAGGTGAGAAGGCCGGTGCCAAAGCCGACCGGGACATCCAGCAGATGTGGTCGACGGCTGCCAAGGCGGCCACGAGCGCGTTCTGTCCGGTCGGGGGAACGTGAGGCATGCACATCCGGTTGAGCGCCGAACCGTGGAAACGGCTGCGGCGAGACCACAAGCCGGCGGCTCGAGGGAGGTCACATCCCGGGACGGCTGGACTCTTGGCGCCGCAGTAGCCCGACGATCAGGCCTTCGGTAAGCGCATCCCACGAGGCTTCGATGACGTTCTCGTGGACTCCGATCGTTCCCCATGTTTCGTCTCCGTCGGATGTTTCGAGCAGCACCCGCACCGTCGCTTCGGTCCCATACGAGGAATCCAGCACTCGCACCCGATAGTCGGTCAGCCGGAGGCGGTCGAGGTCCGGATATGCGGTTCTCAGCGCAGCCCGGAGCGCCTGATCCAATGCGTGCACCGGGCCCACCCCTTCCCCGGTGGTGACGACCCGCCGGCCGTTGACCATCACTTTCACGGTGGCCTCGGCGCCGATTTCCTCGTCGGCCCGCCGATCGATGAACACCCGGAAGGATTCCAGCTCGAAGAAGTCCTGATCCCACCCGAGCGTCCTGCGCATGAGCAGTTCAAAGGATCCGTCGGCCGCCTCGAAGTGGTAGCCCTTGTGTTCGAGGTCCTTGACTTGTTCGAGGATGCGTGCGGCCGTTTCGGCGTCGACCTCGAGACCAAGATTCGTCGCCTCGGTCAGGACGCTCGCCCGGCCGGCCAGCTCCGAAACGACCATGCGGGTGCGGTTCCCGACCCGGGACGGGTCCTCGTGCTCGTACGCGTCGGACCGGCGAGCCAGGGCCGACGTGTGGAGCCCGGCTTTGTGGGTGAATGCGGATGTCCCGACATAGGGATGATGGGGATCGAGGGAGATGTTGACGATTTCGGCAATGTGGTGTGCCACGGGGCCGAGGAGTTCCAGCCTTCCTTCGGGGAGTACCGAAAGGCCCATCTTGAGGACGAGGTCGGGGATGAGCGTCGAGAGGTTGGCATTGCCGGTCCGCTCCCCGTAGCCATTGATGCAACCCTGTACCTGCCGGACACCGGCGTCGATCGCCACCAGCGAACTGGCCACGGCACA
Coding sequences within it:
- a CDS encoding potassium transporter Kef → MSIALIIVAYAVGLLAARLHLPPLVGYLVAGFVLFAFGFEATAGIETLSQIGVYLLLFGIGLKLKVGFLARPAVWGTATIHMIVFSALSAGVVLAIGVFGLPLATGLDLGQALMLGLAFSFSSTVLAVKLLETMNEAGSLSGRAAVGVLIVQDVFAVAFLVVTAGASPTWWAVPMILVIVALRPSFSWLVARSGHGELLVLLGFALAVGIGAGGFELVGLKPELGALLAGIAVSSHPQAGEMADRLLDFKDLFLVGFFLSIGLAGTPPIGAYVVAGLMLLLIPLKGALFFVLFTRFRLRTRTAFHSSLTLSTYSEFGLIVASASLAAGHLEQEWLSAIAVAVAASFVMVSVGNTARDRMYGVLSDRLAALERQPPLPEDAVLDCGYARVLVLGMGRVGVGAYDEISLRRGPVVVGMDRSERTVAFHTSRGRNVIRGDALDRDLWERLRFREEVELILIATDNHTSNLECVERAKEYLPDAQIGVIATYPDQVIELNDVGVGVARNLYEEAGQGLADDAIATVWGSSSGEESGDQSGA
- a CDS encoding citramalate synthase, with amino-acid sequence MKTEIYDTTLRDGSQQEGISLTVGDKLRIASLLDELGVDYVEGGWPGANPKDDEFFRRARNELDFETATLVAFGSTRRPRGTVADDPQLQALLAAETETICIVGKSWDYHVREVLRADLDEGVRMVAESIEYLRDHDRRVFFDAEHFFDGFQANPEFALRVLQAATAAGAERLVLCDTNGGTLPSAILHTIDRIQEALPESRLGVHFHDDVGCAVASSLVAIDAGVRQVQGCINGYGERTGNANLSTLIPDLVLKMGLSVLPEGRLELLGPVAHHIAEIVNISLDPHHPYVGTSAFTHKAGLHTSALARRSDAYEHEDPSRVGNRTRMVVSELAGRASVLTEATNLGLEVDAETAARILEQVKDLEHKGYHFEAADGSFELLMRRTLGWDQDFFELESFRVFIDRRADEEIGAEATVKVMVNGRRVVTTGEGVGPVHALDQALRAALRTAYPDLDRLRLTDYRVRVLDSSYGTEATVRVLLETSDGDETWGTIGVHENVIEASWDALTEGLIVGLLRRQESSRPGM